In one window of Electrophorus electricus isolate fEleEle1 chromosome 15, fEleEle1.pri, whole genome shotgun sequence DNA:
- the best4 gene encoding bestrophin-4, translated as MTVSYTLEVANARFAGFTKLLFRWKGSIYKLLYKEFLVFCFLYSLFSVIYRCILTTDQQELFERAARHCNKFAKLIPMSFVLGFYITQAFQRWWGQYTSFPLPDNLMMVVSGNVHGMDERGRLLRRTLMRYANLSSVLILRSISTRVRKRFPTLEHIVEAGFMTEEELKTLNHLYSDFNKYWMPLTWFANLASQAREEGRVKDDIALRLLMDELNNYRAKCSMLFHYDWISIPLVYTQVVTLAVYSFFAFCLIGRQFVKPEKADEYKVHVDLYIPIFTLLEFFFYAGWLKVGELIINPFGEDDDDFETNQLIDRNIQVSMLAVDDMHQHLPPLEKDKYWMDKGFSLPYGPAKPIFMGSTYDMRTPDDEINDCTPSYQTLPVSVWPPAPRKRGKSRGTLELCCCTKKAKSKKNQQKDPENITSTKPPHPDEALTLKPHCAVIVDPENIAQEA; from the exons ATGACTGTGTCCTACACTCTGGAGGTTGCTAATGCCAGGTTTGCTGGGTTCACCAAGCTTCTCTTCAGGTGGAAGGGGAGCATTTACAAACTTCTGTACAAGGAGTTCCTCGTTTTCTGCTTCCTCTACAGCCTCTTCAGTGTTATATACAG GTGTATCCTCACTACTGACCAACAGGAGCTCTTCGAGAGGGCCGCTCGTCACTGCAACAAGTTCGCCAAACTCATTCCCATGTCTTTTGTTCTTG GCTTCTATATCACACAGGCTTTCCAGCGTTGGTGGGGCCAGTACACTAGCTTCCCGCTGCCTGATAACCTGATGATGGTGGTGTCTGGAAACGTCCATGGCATGGACGAACGTGGCCGCCTGCTGAGACGAACGTTGATGCGCTATGCCAACCTCTCCTCCGTGCTCATCCTGCGCTCCATCAGCACGCGTGTTCGCAAGCGCTTCCCTACCCTCGAGCACATCGTGGAAGCAG GATTTATGACTGAGGAGGAGTTGAAAACACTCAATCATTTGTATTCGGACTTCAACAAGTACTGGATGCCACTGACATGGTTTGCAAACCTGGCCTCACAGGCGAGGGAAGAGGGTCGTGTGAAAGATGACATAGCTCTCAGGCTGCTAATGGac GAGCTGAATAATTACAGGGCCAAATGCAGCATGCTTTTCCACTATGACTGGATCAGCATCCCTCTGGTGTACAcccag GTGGTTACATTGGCAGTGTACTCTTTCTTTGCATTCTGTCTGATTGGAAGGCAGTTTGTAAAGCCTGAGAAAGCTGATGAATACAAAGTTCATGTTGACCTGTACATCCCAATCTTCACACTCCTGGAGTTCTTTTTCTATGCTGGATGGTTGAAG GTAGGAGAACTTATTATAAACCCATTTGGGGAGGACGATGACGATTTTGAAACCAACCAGCTCATTGACCGAAACATTCAG GTTTCCATGCTCGCTGTGGATGACATGCACCAACATCTTCCTCCACTAGAAAAAGACAAGTATTGGATGGATAAGGGCTTCAGCCTGCCCTATGGCCCAGCAAAGCCCATCTTTATGGGATCTACTTATGACATGAG GACACCTGATGATGAGATAAATGACTGCACACCAAGCTATCAGACACTACCAGTCAGTGTGTGGCCACCTGCACCACGGAAACGAGGAAAGAGTCGAGGAACTCTGGAACTATGCTGCTGTACTAAAAAAGCAAAGTCTAAAAAGAACCAACAAAAAGACCCAGAGAACATCACATCAACAAAACCACCCCACCCTGATGAGGCATTAACGCTGAAGCCTCATTGTGCAGTAATTGTGGATCCTGAAAATATAGCACAGGAGGCTTGA
- the si:ch211-106k21.5 gene encoding leucine-rich repeat and transmembrane domain-containing protein 1: protein MSSKGIFFLCGILSILYLVSKGRSERCECPVATVLTRFPSSLLNGTCCLNFTGSLFNHVPWAAVNYATELKILDLSFCNLTQIDSITVGSTPSSLQELYLGQNQLTTVPHDFLSDAYSLQVLDLGNNLLEDLPADFLQNAKSLRVLLLSGNRLHSLPSSVLRPSLQQLDLEDNPWACTCSLVEELQGAPRRNFSTLEGLVGNLTCVSPQSMTGRSVWSVQAREVCRLPGLTALFIVLPLLLLLGLVLCWCCGRQGERKETPAFSTPRKKPAKPEWNGHWPRDKSSSGEIPVDGEITKNQLMLRPSSTLLGSTRDIYEEVEVKLGSVDSLGPPPSTSSVEGRAIREENHELGSKQDLETVSVSEVMKDSADREKAYMTQPTKYYSLVPGLELEDSDHGEYESVDLS, encoded by the coding sequence GAATCTTCTTCCTTTGTGGCATCCTCTCTATTCTCTACCTGGTGTCTAAGGGACGAAGTGAAAGATGTGAGTGTCCAGTAGCCACCGTTTTGACTAGGTTTCCTTCGAGTCTGCTTAATGGCACCTGCTGCCTGAACTTTACTGGCTCATTGTTTAACCATGTGCCTTGGGCAGCTGTCAACTATGCAACAGAACTTAAAATTCTGGATCTGTCTTTTTGTAACCTCACTCAAATCGACTCCATCACTGTGGGGTCTACGCCTTCTTCATTACAAGAGCTGTACCTGGGTCAGAACCAGCTGACCACAGTGCCTCATGACTTTCTCAGTGATGCCTACAGTTTGCAGGTTCTGGATTTGGGGAACAACCTTCTGGAGGACCTGCCGGCAGATTTCCTGCAGAATGCAAAATCATTAAGAGTTCTGCTTCTCAGTGGGAACCGTCTTCATTCCCTCCCCAGCTCGGTCCTTAGACCCTCGCTTCAGCAGCTGGATCTGGAAGACAACCCTTGGGCCTGTACGTGTTCTCTTGTGGAAGAGCTCCAGGGTGCTCCTCGACGCAACTTCAGCACCTTGGAAGGCTTAGTGGGTAACCTGACCTGTGTTTCTCCACAGAGCATGACAGGCAGGTCGGTGTGGTCTGTGCAGGCCAGGGAGGTATGTCGCCTGCCGGGTCTCACGGCCCTCTTTATTGTCCtgccactcctcctcctcctgggcttGGTGCTCTGCTGGTGCTGTGGCAGGCaaggggagaggaaggagaCCCCAGCCTTCAGCACACCCCGAAAAAAGCCTGCCAAACCAGAGTGGAATGGGCACTGGCCACGGGACAAATCATCCTCTGGAGAGATACCGGTGGATGGAGAGATCACGAAAAACCAGCTGATGCTGCGGCCTTCCTCCACCCTCTTGGGCAGCACAAGAGACATCTATGAGGAGGTGGAGGTCAAGCTGGGCTCCGTGGACTCCCTGggacctccaccctccacctcaTCTGTGGAGGGCAGAGCCATCAGGGAGGAAAACCATGAACTGGGCAGCAAGCAAGACCTGGAGACAGTCAGCGTGTCTGAAGTTATGAAGGACTCAGCTGATCGAGAGAAAGCTTACATGACCCAACCAACCAAATACTACAGCCTGGTGCCAGGGCTCGAACTTGAAGACTCAGACCATGGCGAGTATGAGAGTGTGGATCTTTCATGA
- the rps8a gene encoding 40S ribosomal protein S8, with protein sequence MGISRDNWHKRRKTGGKRKPVHKKRKYELGRPPSNTKIGPKRIHTIRVRGGNKKYRALRLDVGNFSWGSECCTRKTRIIDVVYNASNNELVRTKTLVKNCVVLVDSAPFRQWYEAHYALPLGRKKGAKLTPEEEDILNKKRSKKVQKKFDERRKNSKISTLLDEQFQQGKLLACIASRPGQCGRADGYVLEGKELEFYLRKIKAKKGK encoded by the exons ATGG GTATCTCAAGGGACAACTGGCACAAACGCCGCAAGACCGGTGGGAAACGGAAGCCCGTCCACAAGAAGAGAAAGTACGAGCTTGGACGACCACCATCAAACACGAAG ATTGGACCTAAACGTATCCACACAATAAGGGTCCGTGGTGGCAACAAAAAATACCGTGCCCTGAGGCTTGACGTAGGAAACTTCTCATGGGGTTCAGAGT GCTGCACCCGCAAGACCAGAATAATTGATGTTGTCTACAATGCCTCCAACAATGAGTTGGTAAGGACCAAGACCCTGGTGAAGAACTGCGTGGTCCTTGTTGACAGCGCACCATTCAGGCAGTGGTATGAGGCGCACTATGCCCTCCCTCTTGGACGCAAAAAGGGAGCAAAATTG ACTCCTGAAGAGGAGGACATTCTGAACAAGAAGAGGTCAAAGAAAGTTCAGAAGAAGTTTGATGAGCGCCGAAAGAACAGCAAGATCAGCACACTCTTGGATGAGCAGTTCCAACAGGGCAAGCTGCTTG CCTGCATTGCCTCCAGACCTGGACAGTGTGGCAGAGCAGATGGCTACGTTCTGGAGGGTAAAGAACTAGAGTTCTACCTGAGGAAGATCAAGGCCAAGAAAGGCAAATAA